GCTCGTCAGCTGATAAAGGTCTTTGCTGAAAAAGAACAAACCGCATAAATAGCAAAACGCGTACCTGCAAGAGCTCATGCTTGCGAGGTGCGCGTTTTTTCTATTATATAGAAGAGATTTAAGAAGAGAGGGTGGCAGGAAGCTGCTGCTCCTCTACCATAGGTCGCTTCCAGTTCGGGTGCTGCTCCATTTTCCGGAACGAGCGGAAAAAGAACAGGCTAAGGCTGATACTTACAAAGGTGATACCGCCAAAGAATAATAGAAGCCCCGGTGTTGTGATGTTTTTGGCGAGAAGAAAGGAGCACAGTGCATAGCTGACTGGCCCGAAGCCGACGGACATCAAGGAAAGCAATGACATGACACGACCGAGCATGTTGGCAGGGACGATACTTTGAATGTAGGTGATGAACGGAATATTCGTCATACTGAGTGCCATTCCAATGAGAAAATGAGAGACAAGTCCAAAGGAAAGCTCCTCAATGAAATAATACGAGCTGATTCCAACTCCCATACATCCGAGAATGACAGGGAGTAACATAAATTTTCCACGGAATCCTTTAAACAATGCAGTCAAAATACCGCCGACAATCATGCCCACTCCAAGTGAGGTACTGAGTGAACTAAAAGCACTCCCGTCCCATCCGAGGTCATTTACATGAATGGGAATGATCATGTTAACTGGGCCGGAGAACATCATGTTGGTGAACAGTGATGTTGTTAAAATAAGTGCGAGGATCGGGATTGAATACGTAAAACGAATTCCTCCCACGATATCTTTGAAATAGGAGCTTGCCCTTGATTCTGTTGTAGACTCTGAAGTCGTATCTTTGGTGTTTGAGTGTGAATGGAGAGAGAGTACAAAGAGTGTTCCTACGAAGAAGGTGCATGCCAAGATCATAAACATGATCGGATAACTAACGGTTCCAATTAATAAGGCAGTAACTACCGGTCCGGCAACCATGCTAATCTGATGGCATAGTTCCATTAAGCTGTTAGCTGGTGCAAGTTGTTCTCGAGAGACAAGAGAGGGCAGAATCGAGCTGCGTGCTGGCCAAAAAAATGCATCGACTGTTCCGAATAAAGCTGCCATGACGTACAGGCTCACTGGGAACCAGTCGCTATTTCCTTGAAGCATAAGCAAACTGAAGCAGGCTAAAATAATTCCTCTAACCAAAAGGGAGGAAAACATAATCCATTTTCGATTCAAACGATCAGCAGCCACCCCGCCCGCCAGCATAAAGAGGAGACGGGGGATGGACAGACAAATCAAAGTCGTGCCTAGGATTGCTCCTGAGCCCATGGCATTCACGATATACCAGTTGAGCAGGATGAAGAAAGCTCCGTCAGCCATTGCCGAAAATAAAGTGCCGCTCCATAATCGGACAAACGATCCATTTTTCCACAGGGAATTATTTGTCGCCAGAGTGCTCATCTCCATTTTCCTCCTTCTTTTTCTTCACGACAATCTTGCTGGTGTAATGCTTGAATTCAGACTGTTGGTGCTCATAGTTATCTGGCAAGGAATCGTCTTCTGCGACGTAGTAACGTTCATTCGTCATGAACCCGACCGTGACCATGTAAAAGTTTTCAACCGTATCCTCTACTTCTCCAGCAGCAATCCTCTCTAAGTAGCGATCTTCCATTTCGGATAGCTCCTCAAGTAAAGCCTTATATTTAGTGAGCCAAGCAAATATTTCTTTTCGAGGTGCTCTCACTTCGGAGCTAGCTGCAATTGC
This genomic stretch from Brevibacillus sp. DP1.3A harbors:
- a CDS encoding MFS transporter codes for the protein MEMSTLATNNSLWKNGSFVRLWSGTLFSAMADGAFFILLNWYIVNAMGSGAILGTTLICLSIPRLLFMLAGGVAADRLNRKWIMFSSLLVRGIILACFSLLMLQGNSDWFPVSLYVMAALFGTVDAFFWPARSSILPSLVSREQLAPANSLMELCHQISMVAGPVVTALLIGTVSYPIMFMILACTFFVGTLFVLSLHSHSNTKDTTSESTTESRASSYFKDIVGGIRFTYSIPILALILTTSLFTNMMFSGPVNMIIPIHVNDLGWDGSAFSSLSTSLGVGMIVGGILTALFKGFRGKFMLLPVILGCMGVGISSYYFIEELSFGLVSHFLIGMALSMTNIPFITYIQSIVPANMLGRVMSLLSLMSVGFGPVSYALCSFLLAKNITTPGLLLFFGGITFVSISLSLFFFRSFRKMEQHPNWKRPMVEEQQLPATLSS